One Pseudodesulfovibrio sp. S3 DNA window includes the following coding sequences:
- a CDS encoding HDOD domain-containing protein, with protein MTSTSDTPSEGSLFFTKQPILDAKRRIWGYELLGGELREGIYQVFSKNESAAAGLSSSTYFGIQEAMERGKKVVVAFDEQSILEGLPRALPPSHGIVRVSAGSGCSQEVLAALQAFRGEGLEVLFGVTDTLPEAICDSGDILAFDFSNRAPAPELLRQCAGITLLAKGVKNLESFDVAKEMGFSLFQGSFVKEPELVPDRKLSSNEISRINMLRIMESSEPDFKALSEAVKADVTVSFRLLSFMNSPFFGFTQKIESIDHAIRLLGWVKVKSWLRAVILADMSGQEEGPQELAALSLQRARFLELITTEYDYWGFNPGTLFLLGMFSLLDAILGMPMPQVVELLPLDAKLKSTLCGDPNTEHQPLFDLMECLEDARWSDLEGQIAQLGFDLAVVKNAHASARDWASSFFMARS; from the coding sequence ATGACTAGCACAAGCGATACCCCGTCTGAAGGTTCCCTGTTTTTCACCAAGCAGCCCATTCTGGATGCAAAGCGCAGAATATGGGGCTACGAGTTGCTTGGCGGCGAGCTTCGGGAAGGTATTTATCAGGTCTTTTCCAAAAACGAGAGTGCCGCGGCCGGACTTTCCTCCAGTACCTATTTTGGCATTCAGGAGGCCATGGAACGGGGGAAAAAGGTGGTGGTGGCTTTTGACGAGCAGAGCATTCTTGAAGGTCTTCCCCGTGCGCTTCCGCCGTCCCATGGCATTGTCCGCGTTTCTGCAGGCTCTGGATGTTCGCAGGAGGTGCTCGCGGCCCTTCAGGCTTTTCGTGGTGAAGGACTGGAAGTCCTGTTCGGAGTGACCGACACGCTGCCCGAAGCGATCTGCGATTCCGGTGACATTCTGGCTTTCGACTTCAGCAATAGGGCCCCAGCCCCTGAGTTGTTGCGTCAATGTGCCGGGATCACGCTCCTGGCCAAAGGGGTCAAGAATCTGGAGAGTTTCGATGTGGCCAAGGAAATGGGTTTTTCTCTTTTTCAGGGTTCGTTCGTCAAGGAGCCGGAATTGGTCCCGGACCGAAAACTCAGTTCCAACGAGATATCCCGGATCAACATGCTGCGGATCATGGAATCCTCTGAACCGGATTTCAAGGCCCTGAGCGAGGCCGTCAAGGCTGACGTGACCGTGAGTTTTCGACTCCTGTCCTTCATGAACAGTCCGTTCTTTGGTTTCACCCAGAAAATCGAGTCTATCGACCATGCCATCCGGCTGCTCGGCTGGGTCAAGGTCAAGAGCTGGCTGCGGGCCGTGATTCTGGCCGATATGTCCGGTCAGGAGGAAGGTCCCCAGGAACTGGCCGCCCTGTCGCTCCAACGGGCCAGGTTCCTGGAGTTGATCACTACGGAATACGATTACTGGGGGTTCAACCCCGGAACACTCTTCCTGCTCGGCATGTTTTCGCTCCTCGATGCCATCCTTGGAATGCCCATGCCCCAGGTGGTGGAACTGCTCCCATTGGATGCAAAGCTCAAGTCCACCCTGTGCGGGGACCCCAACACCGAGCATCAACCCCTGTTCGATCTCATGGAGTGCCTGGAGGACGCCCGTTGGAGCGACCTCGAAGGCCAGATCGCCCAGCTTGGTTTTGACCTGGCCGTGGTCAAGAATGCCCATGCCTCGGCCCGGGATTGGGCGAGCAGCTTCTTCATGGCTCGGAGCTAA
- a CDS encoding B12-binding domain-containing radical SAM protein produces the protein MNALLVYPSYPDTFWSFKSILPFVSKKAAFPPLGLLTVAAMLPGVWEKRLVDTNVKPLKDADLEWADIVLVSAMIVQVPSAREIVARAKNAGAIVIAGGPAFRAEHDQFPDVDHFVIGESEAVLPLFLKDFEHGVAKRVYETDEHPDLSSTPLPAWELLDMKDYVSMSVQYSRGCPFDCEFCDIVAMNGQRPRVKRPAQMVRELQSLYDAGWRDSVFIVDDNFIGNIRHVKEFLPELTQWQKRKKYPFKLMTEASVNLAQDQELMQMMSNANFHKVFIGIETPSTKSLVECGKKQNVKTDFAVAVREIHRHGMQVMGGFIVGFDSDTASIFEQQIQFIQEIGVVTAMVGVLNALPHTRLWRRLKSEGRLLDGMSGENTDACLNFSPSMGCEALLEGYKNLLGVLYSHNQYYDRIRTFLSSYKPTSRGRILRTDIQAFVKSMWAVGVVSSARFSYWRLMAKTLLTKPKAFPVVVELAILGLHFERVSHRIMGV, from the coding sequence ATGAACGCCCTTCTTGTCTACCCGTCGTATCCCGACACTTTCTGGAGTTTTAAAAGCATACTGCCCTTTGTTTCAAAAAAGGCGGCCTTTCCTCCGCTTGGTTTGCTGACTGTCGCCGCCATGCTTCCGGGGGTATGGGAAAAACGGCTGGTGGACACAAACGTTAAACCCTTGAAGGACGCTGACCTCGAGTGGGCGGATATCGTCTTGGTCAGCGCCATGATTGTACAGGTCCCCAGCGCACGGGAAATAGTCGCACGTGCGAAGAATGCGGGAGCAATCGTGATAGCTGGAGGGCCTGCCTTCAGGGCTGAGCATGATCAGTTTCCCGATGTCGATCATTTTGTCATAGGTGAATCCGAAGCCGTGTTGCCCTTATTCCTGAAGGACTTTGAGCATGGTGTGGCAAAAAGGGTGTATGAGACCGACGAACATCCCGATTTGAGTTCCACTCCGCTTCCTGCCTGGGAGTTGTTGGACATGAAGGATTATGTGTCCATGTCCGTGCAGTATTCTCGAGGCTGTCCGTTCGATTGCGAGTTTTGCGATATCGTGGCCATGAACGGGCAACGCCCTCGCGTGAAACGTCCCGCGCAGATGGTGCGGGAGCTGCAAAGCTTATATGATGCCGGATGGAGGGATTCGGTTTTTATTGTGGACGACAATTTCATCGGCAATATTCGTCACGTGAAGGAGTTTCTGCCCGAGCTGACACAATGGCAGAAAAGGAAAAAATACCCTTTCAAGCTCATGACCGAAGCAAGCGTTAATCTGGCGCAGGATCAGGAACTGATGCAGATGATGAGTAATGCCAACTTCCATAAGGTTTTTATCGGCATCGAAACGCCTTCAACCAAGAGCCTGGTCGAGTGTGGGAAAAAGCAGAACGTAAAGACTGATTTTGCTGTTGCCGTCAGGGAAATACATCGACATGGGATGCAGGTGATGGGCGGATTTATCGTGGGTTTCGACAGCGACACCGCATCCATCTTCGAGCAACAGATTCAGTTTATACAGGAGATCGGGGTTGTCACGGCCATGGTCGGGGTTCTCAATGCATTGCCGCATACCAGACTCTGGCGCCGCCTCAAGTCCGAGGGGCGTCTGCTGGACGGCATGAGTGGGGAAAACACGGACGCCTGCCTGAATTTCAGTCCCAGCATGGGATGCGAAGCATTGCTTGAGGGATACAAGAACCTGTTGGGTGTCCTCTACTCACACAATCAATACTATGATCGGATACGCACCTTCCTCTCTTCCTATAAGCCGACATCCCGTGGTCGAATCCTGCGGACAGATATTCAGGCCTTCGTCAAAAGCATGTGGGCTGTCGGAGTCGTCTCTTCCGCCCGGTTTTCCTACTGGAGGCTCATGGCCAAGACATTGCTGACCAAGCCAAAGGCTTTCCCCGTTGTGGTGGAACTTGCCATTCTCGGTTTGCATTTCGAGCGGGTATCCCATCGCATCATGGGAGTGTGA
- the hutI gene encoding imidazolonepropionase has translation MTALLVKNPARIVTPRPGSLRGPGLATLSETSGMSIYVTDGTIQEIAPFKDLDHRAQTDGAMVIDAAGSAVIPGFVDAHTHLVFGGNRTDEFAMRTAGATYEQIAASGGGISSTVAATRHASKAELKALARERLNRAVRQGTTTMEVKTGYGLDAETEFKMLRVIAELDEEHPVDLIPTFLGAHAVPKDREKSEYLAEVKTMLAEAGKLSKFCDVFCEQGYFTPAESLDLLAAARAHGLLPRLHANQFHSIGCIEAAIEAGAVSVDHLETLTEREIALLGASDLACVMLPGVSLFLDIPFAPGRKLVDAGCIPVLASDFNPGSNMSLNLQLVMSLACMRMGLSVEEALACVTQNAAHALRIDKVGCIEPGWQADLLILDSPDYRNMTYFYGENHVQTVIKKGRIL, from the coding sequence ATGACCGCTCTGCTCGTCAAGAATCCTGCCCGGATAGTCACGCCCCGTCCCGGCTCCCTCAGGGGGCCGGGCCTGGCGACCCTCTCCGAGACTTCCGGCATGTCCATCTACGTCACTGACGGCACCATCCAGGAAATTGCTCCTTTCAAGGACCTGGACCACCGCGCGCAAACGGACGGCGCCATGGTCATCGACGCTGCGGGCAGCGCGGTCATTCCCGGATTTGTCGACGCCCATACCCACCTCGTGTTCGGCGGCAACCGGACCGACGAATTCGCCATGCGTACGGCCGGGGCAACCTACGAACAGATCGCGGCATCCGGCGGCGGGATTTCCAGCACCGTGGCGGCCACCCGCCATGCTTCCAAGGCAGAACTCAAGGCCCTGGCACGTGAGCGCCTGAACCGGGCCGTCCGGCAAGGCACCACTACCATGGAGGTCAAGACCGGATACGGCCTTGATGCCGAGACCGAATTCAAGATGCTCCGGGTCATAGCCGAACTCGACGAAGAGCACCCCGTCGACCTTATCCCCACCTTTCTCGGTGCCCACGCCGTGCCAAAGGACAGGGAAAAGAGCGAATATCTCGCAGAGGTGAAAACAATGTTGGCTGAGGCGGGGAAACTGTCCAAATTCTGCGATGTCTTCTGCGAACAGGGATATTTCACTCCTGCGGAATCCCTTGACCTGTTGGCCGCAGCCCGGGCGCACGGCTTGCTGCCCCGCCTCCACGCCAATCAGTTCCACTCCATCGGCTGCATAGAGGCGGCCATAGAGGCCGGAGCCGTGTCCGTGGATCATCTTGAGACATTGACCGAGCGGGAAATCGCGCTATTGGGCGCATCCGACCTCGCCTGCGTCATGCTGCCCGGCGTGTCCCTCTTTCTCGACATCCCCTTTGCGCCGGGTCGCAAGCTTGTGGACGCAGGCTGCATCCCGGTCCTGGCATCGGATTTCAATCCCGGTTCCAACATGTCCCTCAACCTGCAACTGGTCATGTCCCTGGCCTGTATGCGCATGGGCTTGAGCGTGGAAGAGGCCCTGGCCTGCGTCACACAGAACGCGGCCCACGCCCTGCGGATCGACAAAGTGGGCTGCATCGAACCGGGCTGGCAGGCGGACCTGCTCATTCTGGACAGCCCCGACTATCGGAACATGACGTATTTCTATGGAGAGAACCACGTACAGACCGTGATCAAGAAAGGACGAATCCTATGA
- the hutU gene encoding urocanate hydratase yields MSKRIVKSPTGTTLSCKSWQLEAPFRMLQNNLDPMVAERPEDLIIYGGIGRAARNWDCYDKIIETLKAMEDDETLLIQSGKPVGVFRTSKGAPRVLIANSNLVPHWANWEHFNELDRKGLMMFGQMTAGSWIYIGSQGIIQGTYETFVSMARKHLGGDLTGKWILTAGLGGMGGAQPLAAKFAGASMLAIECRESRIQKRLDTGYIDVKADSLEHGLELIREACAKGEALTVGVVGNASEIYPRLVRDGVRPDAVTDQTSAHDPLNGYLPAGWTVEEWEARQKTDEAGVMLAARKSMVPHVQAMLDFQKMGIPTFDYGNNIRQEAFNMGLENAFDFPGFVPAYVRDLFCTGHGPFRWVALSGDPEDIYKTDAKIKELIPDDAHLHNWIDMAQKHIQFQGLPARIAWVGLGDRHRVGLAFNEMVRNGELKAPVVIGRDHLDSGSVASPNRETEAMKDGSDAVSDWPLLNCLLNCASGATWVSFHHGGGVGMGYAQHAGLVMLCDGSKEADEKIERVLWNDPGTGVMRHADAGYEKAIQCAKDKGLNLPMID; encoded by the coding sequence ATGTCCAAACGCATCGTCAAATCCCCGACAGGCACCACGCTTTCCTGCAAGAGCTGGCAGCTCGAAGCCCCTTTTCGCATGCTCCAGAACAACCTGGACCCCATGGTCGCGGAACGCCCCGAGGACCTGATCATCTACGGCGGCATCGGCCGGGCGGCCCGCAACTGGGATTGCTATGACAAGATCATCGAAACGCTCAAGGCGATGGAGGATGACGAAACACTGCTCATCCAGTCGGGCAAGCCGGTGGGCGTGTTCCGCACCAGCAAGGGTGCGCCGCGTGTGTTGATCGCCAACTCCAACCTCGTGCCGCACTGGGCCAACTGGGAACACTTCAACGAACTGGACCGCAAGGGTCTCATGATGTTCGGCCAGATGACCGCAGGCTCGTGGATATACATCGGCAGCCAGGGCATCATCCAAGGCACCTACGAAACATTCGTCTCCATGGCCCGCAAACATCTGGGCGGCGACCTGACCGGCAAATGGATTCTCACCGCAGGTCTTGGCGGCATGGGCGGTGCACAACCGTTGGCCGCCAAGTTCGCAGGCGCGTCCATGCTGGCCATCGAATGCAGGGAAAGCCGCATCCAGAAACGCCTCGACACCGGATACATCGACGTCAAGGCCGACAGCCTGGAGCACGGCCTCGAACTGATCAGGGAAGCGTGCGCCAAGGGCGAAGCCCTGACCGTCGGCGTTGTCGGCAATGCCTCCGAAATATACCCCAGGCTCGTCAGGGACGGCGTCCGGCCCGATGCGGTCACCGACCAGACCTCGGCCCACGACCCCCTCAACGGTTACCTGCCTGCGGGCTGGACGGTCGAGGAGTGGGAAGCCAGACAGAAAACCGACGAGGCCGGCGTCATGCTGGCCGCACGCAAATCCATGGTGCCGCACGTGCAGGCCATGCTCGATTTCCAGAAGATGGGTATTCCTACCTTCGATTACGGCAACAACATCCGCCAGGAAGCTTTCAACATGGGCCTGGAAAATGCCTTTGATTTCCCCGGCTTCGTGCCCGCCTATGTCCGCGACCTGTTCTGCACCGGCCACGGCCCGTTCCGCTGGGTGGCCCTCTCCGGCGACCCCGAGGACATTTACAAGACCGATGCCAAGATCAAGGAACTCATCCCTGACGACGCCCACCTGCACAACTGGATCGACATGGCCCAGAAGCACATCCAGTTCCAGGGACTGCCCGCACGCATCGCCTGGGTGGGACTGGGCGACCGCCACCGCGTGGGCCTGGCCTTCAACGAAATGGTGCGCAACGGCGAATTGAAAGCGCCGGTGGTCATCGGACGCGACCACCTCGACTCCGGCTCCGTGGCCAGCCCGAACCGTGAGACCGAGGCCATGAAAGACGGTTCCGATGCGGTCTCGGATTGGCCGCTGCTCAACTGCCTCCTCAACTGCGCCTCGGGAGCCACATGGGTTTCCTTCCATCACGGCGGCGGGGTCGGCATGGGCTATGCCCAGCACGCCGGTCTGGTCATGCTCTGCGACGGATCGAAAGAGGCCGACGAAAAAATCGAACGTGTCCTCTGGAACGACCCCGGCACAGGCGTCATGCGCCATGCGGATGCAGGCTACGAAAAAGCGATACAATGTGCTAAGGATAAAGGGCTGAATCTGCCCATGATCGACTAA
- a CDS encoding NADP-dependent glyceraldehyde-3-phosphate dehydrogenase, with translation MTNLSTLFPEESSIPEQFRIQAPLEIAAYLIGGRIHDWKGEMLRVESPIETGKDGVFSPKVIGSCPVLNEETGLEAVEAVRAAYDNGMGVWPTMSVADRILHVEDFTHRMVEERDTVVRLMMWEIGKPYKESCVEFDRTVEYIRDTIDSLKALDRTSSRFVIESGIYAQIRRAPLGPTLCMGPYNYPLNETFATLIPALLMGNPVIIKPPRLGKLLFAPLMEAFRDCFPAGVVNLVFGNRQLIKPILESGVINVLAFIGSSEAANAMRMSHPSPNRLRCILGLGAKNAAIITDFADMELAVAEAVAGSLSFSGQRCTALKVLFVHENKVDEFIERFNKGLEKMPIGMPWDEGVRITPLPEPGKISYLTTLVEDAVQHGARIVNPNGGDVERSLFHPAVLYPVNSEMRIYHEEQFGPVVPIIPFRDMETPIRYIIESRYGQQMSIFSDDSEEVARLIDPMVNQVCRVNINCLCQRGPDSFPFTGRKDSAEATLSVDDALRCFSIRTLVAAKGTPRNKALLSDITRKHSSNFLTTDFIM, from the coding sequence ATGACGAATCTCAGTACCCTTTTCCCCGAAGAATCCTCCATCCCCGAGCAATTTCGCATTCAGGCTCCCCTGGAAATCGCAGCATATCTCATAGGCGGTCGTATCCACGACTGGAAAGGGGAGATGCTGCGGGTTGAGTCTCCCATTGAAACCGGGAAGGACGGAGTGTTTTCCCCCAAGGTTATCGGCTCCTGTCCCGTGCTGAACGAAGAGACCGGCCTTGAGGCGGTGGAGGCTGTCAGGGCCGCCTATGACAACGGCATGGGCGTGTGGCCGACCATGAGTGTGGCCGATCGTATTCTGCATGTGGAAGACTTCACCCATCGGATGGTGGAGGAGCGGGACACGGTCGTGCGCCTGATGATGTGGGAAATCGGCAAGCCGTACAAGGAATCCTGTGTCGAATTCGACCGGACCGTGGAATATATCCGCGATACCATCGACTCCCTCAAGGCGTTGGACCGGACATCGTCCCGTTTTGTCATCGAAAGCGGTATCTACGCCCAGATCCGCCGGGCACCGCTCGGGCCGACCCTGTGCATGGGACCGTACAACTATCCGCTTAACGAGACCTTTGCCACGCTGATCCCGGCCCTGCTCATGGGCAATCCCGTGATCATCAAGCCGCCTCGTCTCGGCAAGCTGCTCTTTGCGCCTCTCATGGAGGCCTTTCGCGACTGCTTCCCGGCCGGGGTCGTCAACCTTGTGTTCGGAAACCGCCAACTGATCAAGCCCATTCTCGAATCAGGCGTCATCAACGTCCTCGCCTTCATCGGTTCGAGCGAAGCGGCCAATGCCATGCGCATGTCCCATCCCAGCCCGAACCGGTTGCGCTGCATCCTCGGTCTGGGGGCGAAAAACGCGGCCATCATCACGGATTTCGCGGACATGGAACTGGCCGTTGCCGAAGCCGTTGCCGGCAGCCTCTCTTTCAGCGGTCAACGGTGCACCGCCCTCAAGGTGCTCTTCGTGCATGAAAACAAGGTGGACGAATTCATCGAGCGGTTCAACAAGGGCTTGGAGAAAATGCCCATCGGCATGCCGTGGGACGAAGGCGTGCGCATCACCCCGCTGCCGGAGCCCGGCAAGATCAGCTATCTGACGACCCTGGTGGAAGACGCGGTGCAGCACGGAGCCAGGATCGTCAACCCGAACGGTGGTGACGTGGAAAGAAGCCTGTTCCACCCTGCCGTGTTGTATCCGGTCAACAGCGAGATGCGTATCTATCACGAGGAGCAGTTCGGCCCGGTGGTCCCCATCATCCCGTTCAGGGATATGGAAACCCCCATCCGCTACATCATCGAATCCCGCTACGGGCAGCAGATGAGTATCTTCAGCGATGACTCGGAAGAGGTCGCCCGTCTCATCGATCCCATGGTCAACCAGGTCTGTCGTGTGAATATCAATTGCCTCTGCCAACGTGGTCCCGACAGCTTTCCGTTCACGGGACGCAAGGACTCGGCTGAAGCGACCCTCTCGGTGGACGATGCCCTGCGGTGCTTCTCCATCCGTACCCTGGTTGCCGCCAAGGGAACGCCGCGCAACAAGGCTCTGCTGTCCGACATCACCCGGAAGCATTCCTCGAACTTCCTGACCACGGACTTCATCATGTAG
- a CDS encoding aromatic amino acid ammonia-lyase yields MNVILDHTRSLPLEEIIAVGTGKTTVSLAPATRSMLAERRQQIERSIVEQEFPAYGFNRGFGHNVDLSVKTEDLSKLQENLILSHSVGAGEPMDETVVRVTMLLRANSLARGYSGVRPELVEAFINMLNAGITPQVPELGSVGASGDLAPLSHIAMALIGRGRVAYRGEVVEAGAALKAARLTPFSLQMKEGLALTNGVQFMNAIGLVSCHKLKIMLRSAAVESALTAQVMLAPDTYYRPDFHAVRPHPGAVRVADWIWRLMQDSPIRNSHRDFKTDGQVQDPYNVRCAAQILGAAHDLINQAETSLLIEANSATDNPILLEDTDGLHVDVVSGGHFHGMPVAVQVYNLMQALGIMAGLSHQRSVRFVDPNRNKGLGRDLKWPDLSHDDRSISSGMMMLEYASASLLNSIWGDAMPSHLFNISTNSGQEDHVSMGTGLAVRLLKAIPKASHIMGIELAYIIQAIAIRKRLDTIPTEVDLPQWVDKELGALKSRMNGQGDGVIFDACVIREHPLTEAEKTFSPACEALYRTVRERDLFPIVEKDRFMADEVSGLSGFILSGELIEAVSTQIKLDWD; encoded by the coding sequence ATGAACGTCATCCTCGACCATACGCGAAGCCTGCCCCTTGAAGAGATCATTGCCGTGGGCACAGGCAAAACCACCGTTTCCCTGGCTCCGGCCACCCGGTCCATGCTTGCCGAACGCAGACAACAGATCGAACGGTCCATCGTGGAGCAGGAATTCCCGGCCTACGGTTTCAACCGGGGATTCGGGCACAATGTCGACCTGTCGGTCAAGACCGAAGACCTGTCGAAACTTCAGGAGAACCTCATCCTCTCCCACTCGGTCGGCGCGGGCGAGCCCATGGATGAAACCGTTGTCCGCGTGACCATGCTGCTGCGCGCCAATTCCCTGGCCCGCGGGTACAGCGGCGTCCGGCCCGAGCTGGTGGAAGCCTTCATCAACATGCTCAACGCGGGCATCACGCCCCAGGTCCCGGAACTCGGCTCCGTCGGTGCCAGCGGCGACCTTGCCCCGCTTTCCCACATCGCCATGGCCCTCATCGGGCGTGGCCGAGTGGCCTACAGGGGGGAAGTCGTTGAAGCCGGGGCAGCCCTGAAGGCAGCAAGGCTGACGCCCTTCAGCCTCCAGATGAAGGAAGGGTTGGCCCTGACCAACGGCGTGCAGTTCATGAACGCCATCGGCCTGGTATCCTGCCACAAGCTCAAGATCATGCTGCGGTCGGCGGCGGTTGAATCGGCCCTGACGGCCCAGGTCATGCTTGCCCCGGACACCTATTACCGACCCGATTTCCACGCAGTCCGCCCGCATCCCGGAGCGGTCCGGGTGGCGGACTGGATCTGGCGGCTCATGCAGGATTCTCCCATCCGCAATTCCCACCGCGACTTCAAGACCGACGGCCAGGTGCAGGACCCGTACAACGTGCGATGCGCGGCCCAGATACTGGGAGCGGCCCACGACCTCATCAATCAGGCCGAAACCAGCCTCCTGATCGAGGCCAATTCCGCCACCGACAACCCCATCCTGCTGGAAGACACCGACGGCCTGCATGTGGATGTGGTCTCGGGCGGCCACTTTCACGGCATGCCTGTGGCCGTGCAGGTATACAACCTGATGCAGGCTCTCGGAATCATGGCCGGTCTTTCCCACCAACGTTCCGTGCGCTTCGTGGACCCCAACCGCAACAAAGGGCTGGGACGCGACCTCAAATGGCCGGACCTGAGCCATGACGACCGTTCCATATCCAGCGGCATGATGATGCTCGAATATGCCTCCGCCTCCCTGCTCAACTCCATCTGGGGTGACGCCATGCCCAGCCACCTTTTCAACATATCGACCAACTCCGGACAGGAAGACCATGTGAGCATGGGCACCGGATTGGCCGTGCGCCTCCTCAAGGCCATTCCCAAGGCTTCCCACATCATGGGCATCGAACTGGCCTACATCATCCAGGCCATTGCCATACGCAAACGGCTGGACACCATCCCCACGGAAGTGGATCTGCCGCAATGGGTGGACAAGGAACTGGGTGCCCTCAAGTCCCGCATGAACGGGCAGGGAGATGGGGTGATTTTCGATGCCTGCGTCATCCGCGAGCACCCTCTGACCGAGGCGGAGAAAACGTTCAGTCCGGCCTGTGAGGCCCTCTACCGGACAGTGCGGGAGCGGGACCTTTTCCCCATTGTCGAAAAGGACCGTTTCATGGCCGACGAGGTCTCGGGCCTGTCCGGTTTCATTCTGAGCGGTGAGTTGATCGAGGCCGTTTCCACGCAAATCAAACTCGACTGGGATTAA
- the hutC gene encoding histidine utilization repressor yields MHSKHHAQRIREHIMTRILDGSWPEGHKIPSEAEMMKLFSVSRMTVHRAVKELATQGHLCRERGRGSFVTRPLPRRDLLEISDIAEEIAARGGTYFSDLKRLEQVRPSPVTTHVFGRNAAGHIARSQVVHFENSLPLQLEDRYVNLAAVPDYLELDFTRTSAHKHLMKVAPLQKAEHQLTAVLPTGEQCDFLQIQPNEPCLLIKRKTWSEGVLVSYAELLYPGSRYSFGGEFSPETT; encoded by the coding sequence ATGCACAGCAAACACCACGCGCAACGCATCCGCGAACACATCATGACCAGAATCCTGGACGGTTCATGGCCTGAAGGGCACAAGATTCCTTCAGAAGCGGAAATGATGAAGCTTTTTTCCGTCAGCCGCATGACCGTGCATCGGGCCGTCAAGGAACTGGCCACGCAGGGACACCTTTGCCGGGAGCGTGGGCGAGGGTCCTTTGTCACCAGACCGCTGCCCCGCCGCGACCTGCTGGAGATCTCCGATATCGCAGAGGAGATCGCCGCCCGTGGCGGCACCTATTTCAGCGACCTGAAACGGCTGGAGCAGGTACGTCCTTCCCCGGTCACCACCCATGTGTTCGGACGGAACGCGGCCGGTCACATCGCCCGCTCACAGGTCGTGCATTTCGAAAACAGCCTGCCTCTTCAACTGGAAGACCGGTATGTGAACCTGGCGGCCGTGCCCGACTATCTTGAACTGGATTTCACCAGAACGTCCGCGCACAAGCATCTCATGAAGGTCGCCCCGTTGCAGAAGGCCGAGCACCAGCTTACAGCGGTGCTGCCGACAGGCGAGCAATGCGATTTTCTCCAGATTCAACCGAACGAACCATGTCTGCTCATCAAACGCAAGACGTGGTCAGAAGGCGTTCTCGTCTCCTATGCCGAACTGCTGTATCCGGGCTCGCGGTACAGCTTCGGCGGCGAGTTCTCCCCTGAAACAACATAA
- a CDS encoding formimidoylglutamase: MTDSDLNSLLTPPELPEGSHDPLDVLLRDVVSLSPDDLAQATHVIMGCPQDLGVRRNHGRPGAAAAPTAIRQALYKLKPPISDAVILADIGDVATTGELEAIHERLEAVVSGLLQLGKTVISLGGGNDISFPDASAMGKAYPGLAAVNMDAHLDMRKSAIRHSGTPYRNLIDSGILRPEHLHEVGIAPWANSPTYLADAQSMGVHIHTLHSIEQTGHRACFDSLFAEISGQPLFAGLDMDSIRASDAPGVSASSPIGLSARAALDFADHCRAHGQTRIFEITEVNPTFDIDGRTAKLAALAVYTFIYGTK; the protein is encoded by the coding sequence ATGACGGACAGCGACCTGAACTCCCTGCTTACGCCACCAGAACTGCCCGAGGGGAGCCATGATCCGCTTGACGTGCTGCTGCGGGATGTCGTGTCGCTCTCGCCTGACGATCTTGCGCAAGCCACCCATGTCATCATGGGCTGCCCGCAGGACCTCGGCGTTAGGCGCAACCATGGGCGGCCGGGAGCCGCAGCCGCGCCTACGGCCATCCGGCAGGCCCTGTACAAGCTCAAACCGCCCATCTCGGACGCGGTCATCCTGGCGGATATCGGGGACGTGGCGACAACGGGCGAGCTTGAAGCAATCCATGAACGGCTTGAAGCCGTGGTCTCCGGCCTGTTGCAACTGGGCAAGACCGTCATTTCCCTGGGGGGCGGCAACGACATTTCCTTTCCTGACGCAAGCGCCATGGGCAAGGCGTATCCCGGCTTGGCGGCCGTCAACATGGACGCCCATCTGGACATGCGCAAAAGCGCCATCCGGCACTCGGGCACGCCCTACCGCAACCTGATCGACAGCGGCATACTGCGCCCGGAACATCTGCACGAAGTAGGTATCGCACCATGGGCCAACTCGCCGACCTATCTCGCCGACGCCCAAAGCATGGGCGTCCATATCCACACCCTGCACAGCATCGAACAGACCGGACACCGGGCCTGTTTCGACAGCCTCTTCGCAGAAATCAGCGGCCAGCCGCTCTTTGCCGGACTGGACATGGACAGCATACGCGCCTCGGACGCCCCCGGAGTCAGCGCATCCTCTCCGATAGGCCTGTCGGCGCGGGCTGCTCTCGATTTCGCGGACCATTGCCGCGCCCATGGACAGACCAGGATTTTCGAAATCACTGAAGTCAACCCGACCTTCGACATTGACGGACGCACGGCAAAACTGGCTGCGCTGGCCGTCTACACTTTCATATACGGCACCAAATAG
- a CDS encoding LapA family protein, whose product MENALSKIKQRVHIVLTVFLTTLFILFLVQNTEQVQVAFLFWSFSTPRALLLLATLFIGIIIGLLTVMGRPKKNTARKQ is encoded by the coding sequence ATGGAAAACGCACTCTCGAAAATAAAGCAGAGGGTACACATCGTTTTAACGGTCTTCCTGACGACACTCTTTATTCTGTTTCTCGTTCAGAACACCGAACAGGTGCAAGTCGCATTCCTGTTCTGGTCATTCTCCACACCTCGCGCATTGCTGCTGTTGGCAACACTGTTCATTGGCATCATCATTGGTCTGCTCACCGTCATGGGACGCCCGAAGAAAAACACTGCCCGCAAACAATGA